CCGTACCCGGGCATAAATGAAACGGATTGGATATTGAGAACGACATTGACGATTGCAACCTGAATGACGTTCAGCCTATCAACCATCGCGTAAAATACGCCAAGTCCTCCGATCACCCAAATACCTCGAAAGGCGTTGGGTGCGCCCAACACAATCACTTCCTTTACGGTGGTTAGGTCAAAATCGAAACGAAAAACGGAAAATTCTTTGCGAAAATTTCTTCCGCTGATACCGAGAACATAAAGTACCATATAAATCAACGCGACAATAAAGGAAATGGCGGAGCCGAGCGCCGCGCCGGGAACTCCCATTTCGGGCATACCCAATTTTCCAAAAATAAAAGCGTAATTACATATCACATTGACGACCAGCATGATCAGCGCCGTAATGAGAAAAATCCGCGTCTTGCCGATACCGCTGAAAAATCCTCGCATGGCAAATAAAAGACTCGATGCCCACAAAGCGAGGCATAATATTTGAATATAACTTGAAGCGAGGTCGACAACATTTTCATGCGTTGATGTCCACGACATGAGCGTTCTTCCGCCGAAATACAGAAGCGCCATGCCGAGTAAACTCACGGAAAGCGATACGGTCATCGCATTGTCTAAGATCTTACCGCAGAGATGAAATTGCTGTTCCCCATAACGCCTTGCGATAAGCGCCTGCGCAGCTACCTCGATGGAGCGCGTAACCCAGTGGATCGCCCAGAAAATAATGGAGGCCTGCCCCGTAGCGGCCAGCGCCTCGGCGCCGAGCCGGCCAACCATGATCGTATCGGTCAGTCCGATCGCGGTGATGGAAGCCATGCCTAATACCACAGGGGAAGCTAGATGAAGGACTTCGCGAGCCAATGGGCGGTCAATCTTGAAAAACGGAACTTTATTTTCTGCTGGAATAATTTCAACCGACATAATGATTAAGATTTCACTTTCCGAATAAAAATTTGCTCCAGCGTCGGGCGAACTTTCTCGATTTTTTGAATGTCGGCAATTTTGCCGACCGCCTGTAGTAGTTGCGGGAATCCCTGAGGCTCATTCAACCGGCCCTCTAAACCGGTGTTAGTCATAATAATATTCGTTAACAATCCTGCAGCAAATAATTTTTCCTTTTCCGGCGAATTGCATGTGATTCGAACTTGCTGATCGTCCATTTCATTTCGGAGGCTTTCGATCGTGTCATAGGCAACGACTTCGCCGCGATTAACAATACAGATCCGCTCGCACATTTTTTCAATGTGATCCATTTGATGCGCCGAGAGCAGAACGGTTTTGCCCTGTTGAGCCAGTTCATTGATAATATCTCTGAAAAAGATCTGATTGACCGGATCGAGCCCGGAAAAAGGTTCGTCCAGAATGATTAACTCCGGTTCGTGCACAAGCGCAGCGATGAACTGCACTTTTTGTTGCATCCCCTTGGAAAGTTCTTCACAAGAATTATTGGAAAAATCCTTGAGTTCAAATCTCTCTAACCATAGATCGACCCGTTGTTCTGCCGTCTTTTTTGTGAGGCCTTTGAGCATGGCAAAATAAACGGCCGTTTCACGAACTTTACTTTTTTTGTAAAGGCCGCGTTCCTCCGGAAGATAGCCGATATGTTCCGTCGTATCGCCGTTGCTCAGGCTGTCTTTGAAGTAGATCTGTCCTGTGTCCGGTTTGATCATGTGAATGATCATGCGAATCGTGGTGGTTTTCCCGGCGCCATTCGGCCCAAGCAGGCCAAAGACCTCGCCCGCGCGAACCTCAAAAGAGATATCTTTCACCGCAACGAATTCATCATAACATTTTTTTAAGTGTTCTACTCGAAGCATATTACTTTTGTAGTGTGTGGCCTGTATGATTTATTCATTTTCCGCCATTTGCCGTTC
This genomic window from bacterium contains:
- a CDS encoding MATE family efflux transporter, which produces MSVEIIPAENKVPFFKIDRPLAREVLHLASPVVLGMASITAIGLTDTIMVGRLGAEALAATGQASIIFWAIHWVTRSIEVAAQALIARRYGEQQFHLCGKILDNAMTVSLSVSLLGMALLYFGGRTLMSWTSTHENVVDLASSYIQILCLALWASSLLFAMRGFFSGIGKTRIFLITALIMLVVNVICNYAFIFGKLGMPEMGVPGAALGSAISFIVALIYMVLYVLGISGRNFRKEFSVFRFDFDLTTVKEVIVLGAPNAFRGIWVIGGLGVFYAMVDRLNVIQVAIVNVVLNIQSVSFMPGYGFGVAAATLIGQSLGAKDPQRAERAGYEAAKLGMIFMGTLGIVFFVAPEWVVRLFTDDAEVIRSAIFPLRLAGIVQIADAAGMVFSTALEGAGNTRWVMKAEIFVNWGVFLPLTYFLTFVLELHQYGPWIAWSTYITLFGLLCIWKFREGKWKEIKL
- a CDS encoding ABC transporter ATP-binding protein; protein product: MLRVEHLKKCYDEFVAVKDISFEVRAGEVFGLLGPNGAGKTTTIRMIIHMIKPDTGQIYFKDSLSNGDTTEHIGYLPEERGLYKKSKVRETAVYFAMLKGLTKKTAEQRVDLWLERFELKDFSNNSCEELSKGMQQKVQFIAALVHEPELIILDEPFSGLDPVNQIFFRDIINELAQQGKTVLLSAHQMDHIEKMCERICIVNRGEVVAYDTIESLRNEMDDQQVRITCNSPEKEKLFAAGLLTNIIMTNTGLEGRLNEPQGFPQLLQAVGKIADIQKIEKVRPTLEQIFIRKVKS